In a single window of the Methanofollis ethanolicus genome:
- the tcmP gene encoding three-Cys-motif partner protein TcmP → MLKDIAPLFTDEFNGTYNYRGIDIESKPITYMRDNPQQKGSGLTKEGQKMDYSEIEDNDNDFTSEEVKYHTRQKHKFIECYLNIWTENVDSEENRQNKRVPSLDIIDLYAASGLVTCDDAKEYHAGDYQWPGSALLAAQCLENYSFPGKLLLNSYHKNPEKCRRQYDALNTNIEKFRKIRNKIEITSQTIEPAAEWALRQINPKYPNIWILDPYAVSELPWSVVEKIGTNWGQYKSKGKNIVRKPELIITFMTPDLQRNITKNPHIISDAIGISESEWLPPYLEKINRGEKINARQYILDLYAQKLSAMYEKPPIIAEIKSTGQTNIVYCMLFLTDNNAGHYMMKLHGLKELEQWKIYQWNHDAKIITTKKNNDKIGQKDLSEWF, encoded by the coding sequence TTGTTAAAAGATATTGCTCCCCTATTTACAGATGAATTTAATGGAACATACAATTATAGGGGCATAGACATCGAATCGAAACCTATAACCTATATGAGAGATAATCCCCAACAAAAAGGATCCGGTTTGACAAAAGAGGGCCAAAAAATGGATTATTCTGAGATTGAAGACAATGATAACGATTTCACCAGTGAAGAAGTGAAATATCATACAAGACAGAAGCACAAATTTATTGAGTGTTACCTAAATATCTGGACAGAAAATGTTGATAGTGAAGAAAATAGGCAAAATAAAAGAGTACCTTCACTTGACATTATAGATCTCTATGCAGCAAGCGGACTGGTAACCTGTGACGATGCAAAGGAATATCATGCCGGAGACTATCAGTGGCCGGGGTCAGCGCTATTAGCTGCACAGTGCTTGGAGAACTATTCATTTCCTGGGAAGTTACTCTTAAATTCATATCACAAGAACCCTGAAAAGTGCCGCAGACAATATGATGCACTAAATACAAATATCGAAAAATTCAGAAAAATAAGGAATAAAATAGAAATAACATCTCAAACAATAGAACCAGCAGCAGAGTGGGCTCTGCGCCAAATAAACCCTAAATATCCCAATATCTGGATCTTAGATCCTTATGCTGTTAGTGAATTACCTTGGTCGGTTGTTGAGAAGATAGGAACAAATTGGGGACAATATAAATCCAAAGGCAAAAATATAGTCCGAAAGCCAGAATTAATTATTACGTTTATGACCCCAGACCTTCAAAGAAATATTACCAAAAATCCCCATATTATTTCAGATGCCATAGGTATTTCTGAATCAGAATGGCTTCCACCATATTTAGAGAAGATAAATAGAGGTGAGAAAATCAATGCAAGACAATATATTCTCGATCTTTATGCTCAAAAATTATCTGCCATGTATGAAAAACCACCAATTATCGCTGAAATAAAAAGTACGGGTCAAACAAACATTGTATACTGTATGCTATTTTTAACAGACAATAATGCTGGACATTACATGATGAAACTTCATGGATTAAAAGAATTGGAACAGTGGAAAATATACCAATGGAATCATGATGCCAAGATAATAACAACGAAGAAAAACAATGATAAAATCGGTCAAAAAGATCTAAGTGAATGGTTTTAA
- a CDS encoding aconitase X has translation MYLEPEEEKMQNGEYGETMQQMLEILVGLGKVFGAEKLIPIASAQVSGASYKTIGKWGLEWLQGLDAHVAVPTVLNPIGMARDRWKEMGVPEVFAQQQEAVVAAYGRLGIKLECTCTPYYISQTQYGEHLAWAESSAVVYANSVIGARTNREGGPGALAAAIVGKTPYYGLHLFKNRLPNIGITVDDPAALKDAAEYGALGYVAGKIVGNRIPLFSGIRPPRDHLKALGAAMAATGAVALFHVDRITPEARLPTFKRDVPETVEIRMDEVREVFSSIEVDAIAVGCPHLSPAELDTLAGLLAGKKVKKPFFVFAAQGVIAENRDAVAAIEKSGARVYADTCVVVSPALDRYDAIMVNSGKALAYVPTMCGAVARIGTMEECVAVATM, from the coding sequence ATGTATCTGGAACCTGAAGAAGAAAAAATGCAGAACGGCGAGTACGGCGAGACGATGCAGCAGATGCTGGAGATCCTCGTCGGACTCGGCAAGGTCTTCGGCGCCGAGAAACTCATCCCGATCGCGAGCGCCCAGGTCTCGGGGGCGTCGTACAAGACGATCGGGAAGTGGGGCCTCGAATGGTTGCAGGGCCTGGACGCCCATGTGGCGGTGCCGACTGTCCTGAACCCGATCGGCATGGCCCGCGACCGCTGGAAGGAGATGGGGGTCCCCGAGGTGTTCGCACAGCAGCAGGAGGCGGTGGTCGCGGCCTACGGGCGTCTCGGCATCAAACTCGAGTGCACCTGCACGCCGTATTACATCTCCCAGACGCAGTACGGCGAGCACCTGGCCTGGGCCGAGTCGTCGGCCGTCGTCTATGCGAACTCGGTCATCGGCGCGAGGACGAACCGCGAGGGAGGGCCGGGCGCCCTTGCCGCGGCGATCGTCGGCAAGACGCCGTACTACGGCCTGCACCTCTTCAAGAACCGCCTGCCGAACATCGGGATCACGGTGGACGACCCGGCGGCGCTGAAGGACGCGGCCGAATACGGGGCCCTGGGCTATGTGGCCGGGAAGATTGTCGGGAACAGGATCCCTCTCTTCTCCGGGATCAGGCCGCCCCGCGACCACCTCAAGGCGCTGGGCGCGGCGATGGCGGCGACCGGCGCGGTGGCCCTCTTCCACGTGGACAGGATCACCCCCGAGGCCCGCCTGCCGACCTTCAAGCGCGATGTCCCGGAGACTGTCGAGATCAGGATGGACGAGGTGCGGGAGGTCTTCTCCTCGATCGAGGTGGACGCGATCGCGGTCGGGTGCCCCCATCTCTCTCCGGCCGAACTCGACACCCTCGCCGGTCTCCTCGCCGGGAAAAAGGTGAAAAAGCCCTTCTTCGTCTTCGCCGCACAGGGCGTCATCGCGGAGAACCGCGACGCCGTGGCGGCGATCGAGAAGAGCGGGGCGCGGGTCTATGCAGACACCTGCGTCGTCGTCTCCCCGGCCCTGGACAGGTACGACGCGATCATGGTGAACTCGGGCAAGGCCCTCGCGTATGTGCCGACGATGTGCGGGGCGGTGGCACGGATCGGGACGATGGAGGAGTGCGTGGCCGTCGCCACGATGTGA
- a CDS encoding UbiD family decarboxylase, with translation MRQFIDEMRERGLVDEIERPVSDRFEAAQMASTTDRVLLFHDIGGKKAVMNLTANRSTLAAALGSTEADLVKRLAGASYSGTLTPMGKLDMRPADLTAFPVMTFFPKDGGPYITAGIVFSRLDGVENASIHRMMVIGKDRLAARLVEGRHTDVLHREALKRGEKLPIAIALGVHPAVTFASCTRVPEGKELAFAAELMGGDLPVYECSNGVLVPEAEIVLEGYIGAEKSEEGPFVDITGTYDFERVQPVMELTGMWTKEDPIYHSILPGGSEHRLLMGVPYEPKIYRAVAGVTTVRNVVLTTGGCGYLHAVVQVRKNTQGDGKNAIMAAFAAHTSLKHVVVVDEDIDPFSMEDVEYAIATRVRGDRDLMVITGVRGSSLDPCRDGDGTNVKIGLDATMVMGEEEKFVRAGWND, from the coding sequence ATGCGACAGTTCATTGACGAGATGCGGGAGAGGGGCCTGGTCGACGAGATCGAAAGACCGGTCTCCGACCGCTTCGAAGCGGCACAGATGGCGAGCACGACCGACAGGGTCCTCCTCTTCCACGACATCGGCGGGAAGAAGGCGGTGATGAACCTCACCGCGAACAGGAGCACCCTGGCGGCGGCCCTCGGGAGCACGGAGGCCGACCTGGTGAAGAGACTGGCCGGGGCGTCGTACAGCGGCACGCTGACGCCGATGGGCAAACTCGACATGCGCCCGGCCGACCTCACCGCGTTCCCGGTCATGACCTTCTTCCCGAAGGACGGCGGCCCGTACATCACCGCGGGGATCGTCTTCTCCCGCCTGGATGGCGTGGAGAACGCCTCCATCCACCGCATGATGGTGATAGGCAAGGACCGCCTGGCCGCACGCCTCGTCGAGGGCCGGCACACCGACGTCCTCCACCGCGAGGCGCTGAAGAGGGGCGAGAAACTGCCGATCGCCATCGCCCTCGGCGTCCACCCGGCGGTCACCTTCGCCTCCTGCACCCGCGTCCCCGAGGGGAAGGAACTCGCCTTCGCGGCCGAACTGATGGGCGGGGACCTCCCTGTCTATGAATGCTCGAACGGGGTCCTGGTCCCCGAGGCCGAGATCGTCCTCGAAGGGTATATCGGGGCGGAGAAGTCCGAGGAAGGGCCTTTCGTCGACATCACCGGCACCTACGACTTCGAGAGGGTCCAGCCCGTCATGGAACTCACCGGCATGTGGACGAAGGAAGACCCCATCTACCACTCCATCCTCCCGGGCGGGAGCGAACACCGTCTCCTGATGGGCGTGCCGTACGAGCCGAAGATCTACCGGGCCGTGGCCGGGGTGACGACGGTCAGGAACGTCGTGCTCACGACAGGCGGCTGCGGCTACCTCCATGCGGTCGTGCAGGTCAGGAAGAACACGCAGGGCGACGGGAAGAACGCGATCATGGCGGCCTTCGCGGCTCACACCTCCCTGAAACACGTCGTCGTCGTGGACGAGGACATCGACCCCTTCTCCATGGAGGACGTGGAGTACGCGATCGCAACACGGGTGCGGGGCGACCGCGACCTGATGGTGATTACCGGGGTGCGGGGCTCGTCCCTCGACCCCTGCCGGGACGGCGACGGCACGAACGTGAAAATCGGCCTCGACGCCACGATGGTGATGGGTGAGGAGGAGAAGTTTGTGCGTGCAGGATGGAATGACTGA
- a CDS encoding UbiX family flavin prenyltransferase translates to MEKEYVIGVTGASGIVYARRLLEVLSGKARVHLIVSGTAREIAVHEGVSLDGFPVIEEDNRNLAAEIASGSFRYDGMAVVPCSMKTLASVSAGFSDTLIARAADVCLKERRRCILVLREMPLSRIHLKNMLAADEAGATVMVASPPFYGRPQTIDDLVDMVVARILDHLGVEHDIGKRWSGYDDDATVH, encoded by the coding sequence ATGGAGAAGGAATATGTTATCGGCGTGACCGGCGCGAGCGGGATCGTCTACGCGAGGCGCCTCCTGGAGGTGCTCTCGGGGAAGGCGCGGGTGCACCTGATCGTCTCCGGGACGGCGCGGGAGATCGCGGTCCACGAAGGCGTGAGCCTCGACGGGTTCCCGGTGATCGAGGAGGACAACAGGAACCTGGCCGCGGAGATCGCGAGCGGGTCTTTCCGGTACGACGGGATGGCGGTCGTCCCCTGCTCGATGAAGACCCTGGCCTCGGTCTCGGCCGGGTTCTCCGACACCCTTATCGCACGGGCCGCAGACGTCTGTCTGAAGGAAAGGCGGCGGTGCATCCTTGTCCTGCGGGAGATGCCCCTCTCGCGCATCCACCTGAAAAACATGCTCGCCGCGGACGAGGCCGGGGCGACGGTGATGGTCGCAAGCCCGCCCTTCTACGGGCGGCCGCAGACGATCGACGACCTGGTGGACATGGTGGTCGCCCGGATCCTCGACCACCTCGGGGTGGAGCACGATATCGGAAAAAGATGGAGCGGATATGATGACGATGCGACAGTTCATTGA
- a CDS encoding HD domain-containing protein — MKIIKDPVHGDVEVGETALALLDSPALQRLRHIRQLGFAHLVYPGANHTRFEHSLGTMHLAAVVCRHLGLDAAESDLVTASALLHDVGHGPFSHVTEAFMVEMMGKGHQDAGDLLGEGETAGILEDRGLDPAEVAAMINGTHRYAGVIHGDLDVDRMDYLLRDAHYTGVPYGLVDAGRLIRATVRTENGVALDASGINAAESLLIARTLMRPVVYYHHVSRIATSMFHLALLAHLEESGDEVGVLMRMDDAALFTRLLASPDETARDLARRLYERRLYKRAVYVGRGQVNAAAVQARTSLAESRQIAREVAEAAGVREETVLVDIPPFPTDMSMEVRVRERNALVGLEQVSPLLTTLNETRREQWRLGVYTLPDQRETVEAAAVEVLHIKKPTQQDRLPV, encoded by the coding sequence ATGAAAATCATCAAGGACCCGGTGCACGGCGACGTCGAGGTGGGAGAGACGGCCCTCGCGCTCCTCGACTCACCCGCCCTCCAGCGCCTCCGCCATATCAGGCAACTCGGCTTCGCCCACCTGGTCTATCCTGGCGCCAACCACACCAGGTTCGAGCACTCCCTCGGGACGATGCACCTTGCGGCCGTGGTCTGCCGTCACCTCGGCCTCGACGCGGCCGAGAGCGACCTGGTCACCGCCTCGGCCCTCCTCCACGACGTCGGCCACGGCCCCTTCTCCCATGTCACCGAGGCCTTCATGGTCGAGATGATGGGGAAGGGCCACCAGGACGCGGGCGACCTCCTCGGGGAGGGCGAGACGGCCGGAATCCTTGAAGACCGCGGCCTCGACCCGGCCGAGGTCGCCGCCATGATCAACGGCACCCATCGCTACGCAGGCGTGATCCACGGCGACCTGGACGTGGACAGGATGGACTACCTCCTCCGCGACGCCCACTACACCGGCGTGCCGTACGGCCTCGTCGACGCCGGGCGGTTGATCAGGGCGACGGTCAGGACGGAGAACGGCGTCGCTCTCGACGCCTCGGGGATCAATGCCGCGGAGTCCCTGCTCATCGCACGGACCCTGATGCGGCCGGTGGTCTACTACCACCATGTCTCCCGGATCGCCACCTCCATGTTCCACCTCGCCCTCCTCGCCCACCTGGAGGAGAGCGGGGACGAGGTCGGGGTGCTGATGCGGATGGACGACGCCGCCCTCTTCACCCGTCTCCTCGCCTCTCCCGATGAGACGGCACGCGACCTCGCCCGAAGACTCTATGAGAGGAGACTGTACAAGAGGGCCGTCTATGTCGGCCGCGGCCAGGTGAACGCCGCCGCCGTGCAGGCCAGAACATCCCTCGCGGAGAGCAGGCAGATCGCCCGGGAGGTCGCGGAGGCGGCAGGCGTCAGGGAGGAGACGGTGCTCGTCGACATCCCGCCCTTCCCGACTGACATGTCGATGGAGGTGCGGGTGCGGGAGAGAAACGCCCTTGTCGGCCTCGAACAGGTCTCCCCCCTCCTGACGACCCTGAACGAGACGCGGCGGGAACAGTGGCGCCTCGGCGTCTACACCCTCCCCGACCAGAGGGAGACGGTGGAAGCGGCGGCCGTCGAGGTGCTCCACATCAAAAAACCGACGCAGCAGGACAGGCTGCCGGTGTGA
- the cofD gene encoding 2-phospho-L-lactate transferase, protein MITFLSGGTGTPKLLRGMRNLVNDDQIAVIVNTAEDMWISGNHMSPDIDTVLYLFAGLLNTDTWWGIRGDTFSTHKFLEQFTGEEFIAVGDKDRAVHIARARLLWNGATLTEATLSLARALGVRARVLPMTDAEVTTYVETDAGPMHFQEYWVGYRGEVEIRGVMRKGEEHRKATPEVLAAIRDADAVILGPSNPVTSISPILECEGVREALQEKFVIAVSPFIGDRPVSGPAAALMEAWGMEASSAGTYALYKDFVDVFVQDVRDNAEVPGALRLDTLMKDERRAEALAWELMSIVRSATRRRA, encoded by the coding sequence ATGATTACATTCCTTTCCGGCGGGACCGGGACGCCGAAACTCCTGCGGGGGATGCGCAACCTGGTCAACGACGACCAGATCGCCGTCATCGTCAACACCGCGGAGGATATGTGGATCTCGGGCAACCACATGTCCCCTGACATCGACACCGTGCTGTATCTCTTTGCCGGTCTCCTGAACACCGACACCTGGTGGGGGATCAGGGGCGACACCTTCTCGACGCATAAATTTCTCGAACAGTTCACCGGCGAGGAGTTCATCGCGGTCGGCGACAAGGACAGGGCCGTCCACATCGCGCGGGCACGTCTCCTCTGGAACGGGGCGACTCTCACCGAGGCGACCCTCTCCCTGGCACGGGCCCTCGGCGTCCGCGCCCGCGTCCTTCCCATGACCGACGCCGAGGTGACGACCTATGTCGAGACTGACGCCGGACCCATGCACTTCCAGGAGTACTGGGTCGGGTACCGCGGCGAGGTGGAGATCAGGGGCGTCATGCGGAAAGGCGAGGAGCACAGGAAGGCGACGCCCGAGGTTCTTGCCGCGATCAGGGATGCCGACGCCGTCATCCTCGGGCCCTCGAACCCGGTGACGAGCATCTCCCCGATACTGGAATGCGAGGGTGTGCGGGAGGCGTTGCAGGAAAAATTCGTCATTGCGGTCTCCCCCTTCATCGGCGACAGACCTGTCTCCGGCCCCGCGGCCGCCCTGATGGAGGCGTGGGGGATGGAGGCGTCCTCGGCGGGGACGTACGCCCTCTATAAGGACTTTGTCGACGTCTTCGTCCAGGACGTGCGGGACAACGCCGAGGTGCCGGGCGCCCTCCGCCTGGACACCCTGATGAAGGACGAGAGGCGGGCCGAGGCCCTTGCCTGGGAACTGATGTCCATCGTCAGGAGCGCGACCCGAAGGAGAGCCTGA
- a CDS encoding MBL fold metallo-hydrolase, giving the protein MEITILVDNTVLPGRGLLGEHGFSAYVRDGTESVLFDTGQSGIALRNAAALGIDPLEAGHIVLSHCHLDHTWGLVACLRAINAAGRGGRPRPHPTFLAHPAIFRHVEADGEPEIGMILSKENLARHGEVRLSHAPVRITDDLVFLGEVPRIFPFEGRTAVGTSGGKPDLVPDDTALACRTDEGIVVVTGCAHAGICSVVEHAKDVLDEERVADVIGGFHLGNAPTEQVEATCRYVRDLGAARLHPCHCTGFAAAAALARAARVDPTGAGLRLSFGSRS; this is encoded by the coding sequence ATGGAGATCACCATTCTCGTCGACAACACCGTCCTCCCCGGCAGGGGCCTCCTGGGGGAGCACGGTTTCTCGGCGTACGTCAGGGACGGCACGGAGTCGGTCCTCTTCGACACCGGGCAGTCGGGCATCGCCCTCCGGAACGCCGCCGCCCTCGGCATCGACCCCCTTGAGGCCGGACACATCGTCCTCTCCCACTGCCACCTCGACCACACCTGGGGACTCGTCGCCTGCCTGCGGGCAATCAACGCCGCCGGCAGGGGGGGACGGCCGCGGCCGCACCCGACCTTCCTCGCCCACCCCGCGATCTTCCGGCATGTCGAGGCCGACGGCGAACCCGAGATCGGCATGATCCTCTCCAAGGAAAACCTCGCCCGCCACGGCGAGGTACGCCTCTCCCACGCCCCCGTCAGGATCACCGACGACCTCGTCTTCCTCGGCGAGGTCCCCCGCATCTTCCCCTTCGAGGGGAGGACGGCAGTCGGGACGTCGGGCGGGAAGCCCGACCTCGTCCCCGACGACACCGCTCTCGCCTGCCGCACCGACGAGGGGATCGTCGTCGTCACCGGCTGCGCCCATGCCGGCATCTGCTCGGTGGTCGAGCATGCAAAAGATGTTCTGGATGAGGAGAGGGTCGCCGACGTCATCGGCGGCTTCCACCTCGGCAACGCCCCGACAGAGCAGGTCGAGGCGACCTGCCGGTATGTCCGCGACCTCGGCGCCGCACGCCTCCACCCCTGCCACTGCACCGGATTTGCGGCGGCGGCCGCCCTCGCAAGGGCGGCGCGGGTCGACCCGACCGGCGCCGGGCTCAGGCTCTCCTTCGGGTCGCGCTCCTGA
- a CDS encoding cation diffusion facilitator family transporter produces the protein MAHRPGDDRSALKVAVLLTAGYLLVEVAGGIVTGSLALLGDAGHMFSDVVALLLALGALMIAERLPTKEKTFGYHRVEIFVAFINGLVLVLLSAGILREAVLRFLSPVPIEGATMGVIGGLGLAVNLYVAWTLSGRVNLTVRSAYLHVLSDTLTSVAVIVAAVWIALTGQTLVDPLLSGAIALLILGNAALLLRETAGILLQYAPPGIDLDEVVRAMEAVEGVDGVHNVHLWTLCSHINILDAHVVTCVPDLAGLEAVKEEIRERLARFEVGYSTLEFETEPCAGADVVSRIEV, from the coding sequence ATGGCACACCGTCCCGGAGACGACCGGTCTGCCCTGAAGGTGGCGGTCCTCCTGACCGCCGGGTATCTCCTGGTCGAGGTGGCAGGCGGGATCGTCACCGGTTCACTCGCCCTCCTCGGCGACGCCGGCCACATGTTCAGCGACGTCGTCGCCCTCCTCCTCGCCCTCGGCGCCCTCATGATCGCGGAGCGCCTGCCGACGAAGGAGAAGACTTTCGGCTACCACAGGGTCGAGATCTTCGTCGCCTTCATCAACGGCCTCGTCCTCGTCCTCCTCTCCGCCGGGATCCTGAGGGAGGCGGTGCTCAGGTTCCTCTCCCCGGTGCCGATCGAGGGGGCGACGATGGGGGTGATCGGCGGCCTCGGCCTTGCCGTCAATCTCTATGTCGCCTGGACCCTCTCGGGAAGAGTCAACCTGACGGTGCGGAGCGCCTACCTCCATGTCCTCTCCGACACCCTCACCTCGGTGGCGGTCATCGTCGCCGCCGTCTGGATCGCCCTCACCGGCCAGACCCTTGTCGACCCCCTCCTCTCCGGGGCGATCGCCCTCCTGATACTCGGGAACGCCGCTCTCCTCCTGCGGGAGACGGCGGGCATCCTCCTCCAGTACGCCCCGCCCGGCATCGATCTCGACGAGGTGGTGCGGGCGATGGAGGCGGTGGAGGGCGTGGACGGCGTCCACAACGTCCATCTCTGGACCCTCTGCTCGCACATCAATATCCTGGACGCGCACGTCGTCACCTGCGTCCCCGACCTCGCCGGTCTGGAGGCGGTAAAAGAGGAGATCAGGGAGAGGCTCGCACGCTTCGAGGTCGGCTACAGCACCCTGGAGTTCGAGACCGAGCCCTGCGCCGGGGCGGACGTGGTTTCGAGGATCGAGGTGTAG
- a CDS encoding arsenate reductase ArsC — MKETVLFICTHNAARSQMAEGYMRAHYGDRYEAHSAGMQPDALDPRAVAVMAEIGVDISAQRAKPLTEYFGQQMDVVVTVCEGGVCPMFPWATTTIHEAFDDPRALDGPEDAVLDGFRRVRDEICRWIDLRFGTESA, encoded by the coding sequence ATGAAAGAGACGGTGCTCTTCATCTGCACGCACAATGCCGCCCGATCCCAGATGGCCGAGGGCTACATGCGGGCGCACTACGGCGACCGCTACGAGGCCCACTCCGCCGGCATGCAGCCCGACGCCCTCGACCCGCGGGCCGTGGCGGTGATGGCCGAGATCGGGGTCGACATCTCGGCCCAGCGGGCGAAGCCCCTCACCGAATATTTCGGGCAGCAGATGGACGTCGTCGTGACCGTCTGCGAGGGCGGCGTCTGCCCGATGTTCCCCTGGGCGACGACGACCATCCACGAGGCCTTCGACGACCCCCGCGCCCTCGACGGCCCGGAGGACGCGGTGCTCGACGGGTTCCGCAGGGTGAGGGACGAGATCTGCCGGTGGATCGATCTGCGGTTCGGGACGGAGAGCGCGTAG
- a CDS encoding putative zinc-binding protein, with translation MAGWVLVTCSGVSNTGRLTTQAASAFRQRHPSALDDAVPAGRLDAGAVPAGCRVIALDGCTDACGRKKLEGLGIVPDAHIVATDLGIVKNGMAEVRYDEIARVVSALREAV, from the coding sequence GTGGCCGGATGGGTGCTGGTGACCTGTTCGGGTGTCTCGAACACCGGGAGGCTGACGACGCAGGCGGCGTCGGCCTTCAGGCAGCGCCACCCCTCGGCCCTCGACGACGCCGTCCCGGCCGGACGCCTGGATGCAGGCGCCGTCCCGGCAGGCTGCCGGGTGATCGCCCTCGACGGCTGCACCGACGCCTGCGGGAGAAAGAAACTCGAAGGCCTCGGGATCGTGCCGGACGCCCATATCGTGGCAACCGACCTCGGCATCGTCAAGAACGGCATGGCAGAGGTGCGGTACGACGAGATCGCGCGGGTCGTCTCTGCCCTGCGGGAGGCGGTCTGA
- a CDS encoding putative zinc-binding protein: MGECGCGCTCGGDCGEGDGKKRIIFACAGASNVGQITNIAAIQLLVEGFGSPACTAQLATGAGTVKGKCAEADEVVVLDGCPVACASKIAEAQGITPTQVIVATEQGITKTHDFEISEEEIEKVVCAAWEGKGKAKRCRDLPEGGCGCGCGGE, from the coding sequence ATGGGTGAATGTGGCTGTGGCTGCACCTGCGGCGGCGACTGCGGAGAGGGCGACGGGAAGAAGAGAATCATCTTCGCCTGCGCCGGCGCCTCCAATGTCGGGCAGATCACGAACATCGCCGCGATCCAGCTCCTTGTCGAGGGCTTCGGCAGTCCAGCCTGCACGGCGCAACTTGCCACGGGCGCCGGCACGGTGAAGGGGAAGTGCGCGGAGGCCGACGAGGTCGTCGTCCTGGACGGGTGCCCTGTCGCCTGCGCCTCGAAGATCGCGGAGGCCCAGGGGATCACACCCACCCAGGTGATCGTCGCCACGGAACAGGGGATCACAAAGACCCACGACTTCGAGATCTCCGAAGAGGAGATCGAGAAGGTCGTCTGCGCCGCCTGGGAAGGGAAGGGAAAGGCAAAGAGGTGCCGCGACCTCCCCGAGGGCGGCTGCGGGTGCGGGTGCGGCGGGGAGTGA
- a CDS encoding thioredoxin family protein: MTEIEIFGTGCAKCMRTAKNVEAAVKELGAEVEVVKVEEIDAITDQGVMLTPALAVNGEVVVEGRVPTVDEVKELLSEVA, translated from the coding sequence ATGACAGAGATTGAGATATTCGGCACAGGTTGTGCAAAGTGCATGAGAACGGCAAAGAACGTCGAAGCAGCGGTGAAAGAACTCGGGGCAGAGGTCGAGGTCGTCAAGGTCGAGGAGATCGACGCGATCACCGACCAGGGCGTCATGCTCACCCCGGCGCTCGCGGTGAACGGCGAGGTCGTGGTCGAGGGCCGCGTCCCGACCGTCGACGAGGTCAAGGAACTCCTCTCTGAGGTGGCCTGA
- a CDS encoding permease, which translates to MAGGPALALLLAGPSVSLPSLPVISRVMGARKTAVYAVLVILFSALAGFVYGNIVG; encoded by the coding sequence ATGGCCGGCGGGCCCGCGCTCGCCCTGCTCCTTGCCGGGCCGAGCGTGAGCCTGCCCTCCCTCCCGGTCATCTCGCGGGTGATGGGGGCGAGGAAGACAGCGGTGTACGCCGTGCTCGTCATCCTCTTCTCGGCCCTCGCCGGGTTCGTGTACGGAAACATCGTGGGGTGA
- a CDS encoding ArsR/SmtB family transcription factor produces the protein MPIDRHLQEGRQVQDAPDDCREQGRPVRGVPEVRGEGPGGLTRLLPDGETLAVRSQQFHALSDTVRLKILLLLAVQPLCVCVIREVVAVADSRLSYPLSVLKKAGLIAGESRRNGIIYSLTVEGETFAAIRAGQGRA, from the coding sequence GTGCCGATTGACCGGCACCTCCAGGAGGGTCGGCAGGTACAGGATGCCCCCGACGATTGCCGCGAGCAGGGTCGCCCCGTTCGAGGTGTCCCCGAAGTACGGGGCGAAGGTCCCGGGGGCCTCACGCGCCTGCTCCCCGACGGGGAGACGCTCGCCGTGCGGTCGCAGCAGTTCCACGCCCTCTCCGATACCGTGCGCCTGAAGATCCTCCTCCTCCTTGCCGTCCAGCCCCTCTGCGTCTGCGTGATCAGGGAGGTGGTCGCGGTCGCCGACTCGCGCCTCTCGTACCCCCTCAGCGTGCTCAAAAAAGCCGGCCTTATTGCAGGAGAATCTCGCAGGAACGGGATCATCTACTCCCTCACCGTAGAGGGCGAGACGTTTGCCGCCATCCGTGCCGGTCAGGGGAGGGCATAG